In a genomic window of Sarcophilus harrisii chromosome 4, mSarHar1.11, whole genome shotgun sequence:
- the LOC100925709 gene encoding olfactory receptor 14A2-like — translation MGNLTIMTGFLLMGFSNIWELQVLHAMLFLLIYLMALIGNLLIFTLISLDGHLHTPMYFFLKNLSFLDLCLISVTVPKSIVNSLSRSCYISYLGCVLQLFLVILFAGSEISLLTVMSYDRYVAICQPLYYETIMIKGYCVKMAVASWFSGGVVGAMYSASTFSLPFCGSKMIHQFFCDVPSLLRISCSENHIVVYVSIAIGLGLGIFCCISIIISYGHIFSMVLKIPAKEGRSKAFSTCLPHLIVFIVFIITGAMAYLKPSLDTDSVLDLLLSMFYTVVPPVLNPVIYSLRNKDMKSSLRKLITWKYSSEELMKKSFP, via the coding sequence ATGGGTAATCTCACTATAATGACAGGATTCTTGCTCATGGGCTTTTCTAACATCTGGGAGCTGCAAGTCTTACATGCCATGCTCTTCTTGTTGATCTACCTGATGGCTCTGATAGGGAACCTGCTCATCTTCACCCTCATCTCTCTTGATGGGCACCTCCATACCCCCATGTACTTCTTCCTGAAGAATCTATCCTTTTTAGACCTCTGCCTTATTTCTGTCACAGTCCCCAAATccattgtaaactccttgagccGCAGCTGTTACATCTCTTATTTAGGGTGTGTATTGCAACTGTTTTTAGTGATTTTATTTGCAGGATCAGAGATTTCACTCCTAACAGTAATGTCTTATGACCGCTATGTAGCTATCTGTCAGCCCCTGTACTATGAAACCATCATGATCAAAGGGTATTGTGTGAAGATGGCAGTTGCTTCCTGGTTCAGTGGAGGAGTGGTTGGGGCCATGTACTCAGCTAGTacattttctttgcctttctgtGGCTCTAAGATGATCCATCAGTTTTTCTGTGATGTCCCTTCTTTACTCAGAATTTCCTGCTCTGAAAACCACATTGTAGTTTATGTGAGCATTGCTATTGGATTGGGTTTGGGGATCTTCTGCTGTATTTCTATTATAATCTCTTATGGTCATATATTCTCAATGGTGCTGAAGATTCCAGCAAAAGAAGGTCGGTCAAAAGCCTTCTCCACTTGCCTGCCTCATctcattgttttcattgtttttatcatAACGGGAGCCATGGCTTATTTAAAGCCATCTTTGGACACTGACTCAGTTCTGGATCTATTGTTATCTATGTTCTATACAGTGGTGCCTCCAGTCCTCAACCCAGTGATCTACAGCCTGAGGAATAAGGACATGAAGAGTTCTTTGAGAAAGCTTATAACCTGGAAATATTCATctgaagaattaatgaaaaagtctTTTCCATGA